In Truepera sp., the sequence CCTGATCATGCGTTCTCGTTGGCCCATGCTGCTTACGCCCGTCGCCTACGCCCTCGCGTTCGAGCTGGCGCGCTGGGGCGCTGTCGGGCCGACCGTGGATGCGCCGAGGCTAGACAGCAGCTACGGCATCCTCGCCCTGCTGCTGGGTCGCGGTTTCCACGCCCTGATCGCCTTGTTGCCGATGGTCATCGGAGCCGGGTTCGGCCTCACGTTGGCGCGGCGCCTCTCCGGCGCACCTGTTAGTTGGCTACCAACCGTGTTCCTCCTGCTCGTGCCCGCGGCGCTGGCGCTGTGGCTCGCGCTGCCGGCGAGGACGCCCGCCATCCTCGGCGCCGACGGCAAGCCGTTGTCCGGCAGCGTGGCCGAACTCACCACCGTCCGCCTCGGTGGTCACGACCAGACCATTCTGATCCGCGGTCACAGCGTCGACGCACCGGTGCTCCTCTACCTGAGCGGCGGCCCGGGTCAGAGCGACCTCGCCTACTCGCGCGTGCTGTTCGCGGATCTCGCCAAGGACTTCGTCGTGGTGGGTTGGGACCAGCGCGGCACCGGCAAGTCGTACGCCTCGCTCGATCCCGCCGGCCTCACGCCGGCACAGGCGGTGTCGGACACCATCGGACTCACCGACTACCTGCGCAACCGCTTCGGTGAGGACAAGATCTATCTCCTGGGCGAATCGTGGGGCAGCACCCTGGGAGTCCTGGCCGTCCAGCAACGGCCCGACCTGTACCACGCCTACGTCGGTTCGGGGCAGATGGTCAGCCAGAGTCTCACCGATCGGCGCATCTGGCGCGACCTGTTGGCGTACGCACAAGAGGCCGGGAACTGGAAGCTGTACGACCAGCTCATCACCTATGGCGAACCACCCTACCGGGACGTCCCCTACGCCAACGCCTTCGCAATGACTCATTACGACGCGCTCACCAAGCCTTACGCGCCGCCGCAAGCCTACGTCGAACGGGGCAGCAGCGCCGGCCTCGGACCCTACGGCATCTTCGCCAGCGAGTACAACCTGGTCGACAAGGTCAACGTGCTTCGGGGCCTGATCGACATGTTCGCGGTCATGTACCCGCAGCTCCAGGAGATCGACTTCCGAGCGGACGTCCCGCAACTGGAGGTTCCCGTGTACCTTCTCGACGGGCAGGCCGAACTCGCGGGGCGCCGGGACCTCGCACTCGAGTGGTACGAGCGGCTCGACGCACCCATCAAGCGGCTGTACTCGTTCGAGAACGCCGCGCATTCCGTGGCTTTCGAGCAGTTCGAGGCCCTGCACGACATCATGACGGGCACCGTGTTGGCCGACACGTACCTGGAGCCGTGAGCGGCGTCGGTTCGTGCACGAAGAGTTCGCCGAGTTGGGGCACCTCCAGGCTCTAGCTTTGTCGCATCGTCTGGGTTTGGACGTGAAACCACGCGAATTTGATCGCCCGGGGCTCGCATGAGCGGAACCGACGAAGGAGCGCGATGATTGACACCCGTAGCAGCAGAACCATGTTCTCAAACCGACGTCAAACGGACGAGACTCGTGCTGCTCCCGCCGAGTCGCGTTGGCACCGACTCTATCGGGTTGGAGCCGTGGCCGCCTTGATCGGTGTGGGCTTGATCCCGGTCCAGATGG encodes:
- a CDS encoding alpha/beta hydrolase, which encodes MTASVAIATSMTIALAVLAGLLTGVLMPRGPVTTAQASIVLVTSFALGAAAGLIMRSRWPMLLTPVAYALAFELARWGAVGPTVDAPRLDSSYGILALLLGRGFHALIALLPMVIGAGFGLTLARRLSGAPVSWLPTVFLLLVPAALALWLALPARTPAILGADGKPLSGSVAELTTVRLGGHDQTILIRGHSVDAPVLLYLSGGPGQSDLAYSRVLFADLAKDFVVVGWDQRGTGKSYASLDPAGLTPAQAVSDTIGLTDYLRNRFGEDKIYLLGESWGSTLGVLAVQQRPDLYHAYVGSGQMVSQSLTDRRIWRDLLAYAQEAGNWKLYDQLITYGEPPYRDVPYANAFAMTHYDALTKPYAPPQAYVERGSSAGLGPYGIFASEYNLVDKVNVLRGLIDMFAVMYPQLQEIDFRADVPQLEVPVYLLDGQAELAGRRDLALEWYERLDAPIKRLYSFENAAHSVAFEQFEALHDIMTGTVLADTYLEP